From Besnoitia besnoiti strain Bb-Ger1 chromosome X, whole genome shotgun sequence, one genomic window encodes:
- a CDS encoding RNA recognition motif-containing protein (encoded by transcript BESB_016960) encodes MTGSTAPAGSAMTAASFPPPRAAVLAGEPSLLTQQGRQLSSSPESATPAPSSSGGSASMCGSSPSPEHPSLSSSLPSSPNPAVMSSPSAEGGEAASAGSGGSQSLYSSPSPSASSAGASAVSSPPLANGFATSASSPSPSPPTVRRPFGCSGSSLSAAGAREQEGGGGDVERAGARGGVSSAQGARGGERSTVYGGLHASLFPPLSAATAPPPRAPGAAAGAVANAQTASELIGGPPSLWEVYWTPDTKLPYFYNAITKHVQWQRPLPPKEYVDRLGNPDIPDLSSAPTPFPPGGVSGGGRSGAVLYGPLGSNLFVYHIPPEWTEQQFFRHFAPFGNVISCKIQTNSQTGKRSGFGFVSYDNQASAIAAIRAMNGYAACGKFLKVQLKKGEEHLLPPDLAAQQTFAPHSSSSSGSGAHPSHA; translated from the exons ATGACTGGATCtacggcgcccgcgggctccgccatgacggcggcgtctttcccgccgcctcgggcgGCGGTTTTGGCGGGCGAGCCTTCTCTGCTGACTCAACAGGGGCGGCAGCTTTCTTCGTCCCCTGAGTCCGCCACCCctgcgccctcttcttcaggcggcagcgcgagcatGTGTGGTTCGTCCCCCTCTCCCGAGcacccttctctctcgtcttctcttccttcttcgccgaaCCCCGCGGTTATGAGTTCGCCGAGTGCAGAGGGCGGtgaggccgcctccgcgggctcgGGAGGGTCGCAGTCTCTCTactcctctccgtctccctccgcgtcgtctgccggcgcttccgccgtctcttcgcctccgctcgcgaaCGGCTTCGCGAcctctgcttcctcaccgtcgccgtctccgccgactGTGCGGCGGCCGTTTGGGTGCAGcggctcttctctctctgccgccggcgctcgagagcaggagggcggggggggcgacGTGGAGCGCGCgggggcccgcggcggcgtctccagcGCCCAAGGCGCCCGTGGAGGCGAACGAAGCACCGTCTACGGcgggctgcatgcgtcgctcTTCCCGCCTCTCTCAGCGGCTaccgcgcctccgccccgggcgccgggcgcagcggcaggggCGGTGGCGAACGCGCAGACCGCCTCTGAGCTCATTGGCGGGCCGCCGAGTCTCTGGGAGGTCTACTGGACTCCGGACACGAAGCTGCCCTACTTTTACAACGCCATCACGAAGCACGTTCAGtggcagaggccgctgccaCCAAAGGAGTACGTGGATCGGCTGGGGAATCCCGACATTCCGgatctctcctctgcgc CGACGCCCTTCCCACCCGGGGGGGTCTCAGGCGGCGGTCGGTCGGGCGCGGTGCTGTACGGCCCACTGGGCAGCAACCTGTTTGTGTACCACATTCCGCCGGAGTGGACGGAGCAGCAGTTCTTTCGGCACTTTGCGCCTTTCGGAAATGTCATTTCGTGCAAGATTCAGACGAACTCTCAGACTGGCAAGCGCAGTG GCTTCGGCTTTGTGAGTTACGACAACCAAGCGAGCGCCATTGCCGCGATTCGAGCCATGAACGGCTATGCAGCGTGTGGCAAGTTTCTCAAGGTGCAGCTGAAGAAGGGCGAAGAACATCTGCTTCCGCCAGATCTCGCAGCTCAGCAGACGTTTGCGCCGCATTCCTCCTCCTCTAGCGGCAGTGGTGCACATCCGTCGCATGCCTGA
- a CDS encoding hypothetical protein (encoded by transcript BESB_016970), whose protein sequence is MRPSAAVRGGLPPSPFSLSSSSSSIATPSAASTSALDVASQSGKKQGADAGPAAARSPQPSVFAAAAFSAVQRSSFSSASPFFDEETSPATACLKILGRTLALSPAAPSFPESSLFASAACSSFSQPLSTSSAGLAAQPAAAGLTGKAEQDARASLVGTSDLSTAPPSPPTPFSSVSSPSSPPPRAASETLPSSGPSPLASRQEFLPSAPSHMASSILPDFLSLLAGSPDAALPATAPCHELTAQFFVLDCVMQATAGLLSPMRLPLPPSSSLSFEPALRCALHPPSSASPPLCADAASRVSLASSPAATGGLEAQTSFYGGDARAVSALRRVLGPAILLPPALVSLPLHAPIVLLDRQPAATPAVASLFFPPFPSAASGSAHDAALPPFAPAAVQTPRLAQEGGAVGAFAARTPAVGPSFVRESERGREATASSASSRPAFGCNRVVRRDPEAPRRDQRDKAQPCESQEDEVRSLSKKSDAASSPSAFAGERVRAEHEEGLKNGAADAPRGEEEGDADARRAEEDSLRVFDLIEEEPSSSSCPFRAAFIASMRAALFRWLERSAPALASCPPPASAPSLSCPLQATRLVAPPWGGEAAAAWAASAPMFQSACVSPVPAGADPRGVHLCLVIPHLFLTFRSGHLTTMAALLQKGYERRSLNRMRRQLTSGAAGAAAAPPAGAGGQPRAPEGLTGTRLLSWLGAANSRDKCEERRVEDLRRRRQEEKCRQDLLELTDWLPLAYSYQPGFREDAAAARDADESGVAAGRRDRGRERMTAPQARSSLRQREEETGGKLSKHEALLQQQYVHGVVLASYLEVYLRPKATRGAPCFSAGASPASLAAPPSTASLSSSEDTRAPLEWSGERVEVFVVGGSFGGETLRAFQKRFLQQSAGVSLAEFAKLAVDMTRTQFTRLALFVVPRPFGSLFLTNQLRTTHFSTLFVEASVLATTGHAALALSLFHAALRAAVESHRASAAGARAAGVASLLEPEADAWGGSAPSLLRQVVAWRSAFTQWTREEVHALRDAKRKLSELDAELGFGARGEDGPPREGDAEGARQEDARLAPWWREAQIQAAATTRKVVRKSVESCINMCCDVIEVAELLLDALCDSAKRAASQGGVVAALACLQGEAFDFSSELLWIFPSAEFVAEEAKEKLLQRASACLRAASGAPTKARLSRLDSRGEPRQRPVSFSTFGKIALVPQSPSSEAVRSPPASLTGSSSGSLSSSLASSPPASPLVASPLASHISFGSALVSQAALIHGGACTRSAAVAEGAGSSLPESLAAYVRDALGVSPRESEAKEGEKGSRGRPADSPHESPTWKRVLVAAAAAFERAHAAAIGLPGSDVVGSGPRICELPHLLGSTRRVGRSSSAHLPARRARGGFAAGFLVVRLRPCCGLQGGLRSFPPSESLACEMLRAQARRLCALCLTRVLLLDFGLDSAALLKLLASASPLLPAGLPTLRQVRAAPGTPPASQGLGRRAEASRPPPAQAFLPSLSGGCGACAAGGIAEAACAEVETQYAKRGAERSAARLDDVASASKEVLALEPHGLDGGALHDPGTFSHLLARPFSSCLASGASTLERHSDDESDLAACFQPRSRQFFFTEEAELAAWRDEGELLLRRPPSSSVATALACAVASPLEDAGATATGGAVRAAKSSAAAEGKGLRCPTGTLSAGAMLQRAPPPPVDCSSLFSPLAASGVSRKAERTTGDAGSPGDEGGFGDVRRTPETGGRLTRDSAEAETRGNGERGRDDGEPLRPARHSSLSSTLRPGGAPESESDAGGSSARAQPQDSSTEKGTESAEAQAQETSVDCRAGGAAAPGATPKSERRGQDAADVRDEEKVFLVELLKMHTAEPCARFKWIAGTKLRRADAECAVSSDDIRAKATATGTLRFLTGCILPAPLGEPRHAEEEEEEAERDGDPRVGSLAEREKAKKQGDAKSGSSIRPLYRQASLVSRPAASCDAALAGASSASGLVTRMREDQQAFAARAEQALDKWRRGVAARQPGLIVSVETVGSVSLMMALSLDLVTSRVLPTHTAQEPLIGRARVGPDRVSTADGRGGAESQSATDSLGGAHARPHVRDISKKTIWMCSQWDALEDLVRAEVRN, encoded by the exons ATGCGTCCCTCTGCAGCTGTTCGCGGGGGTCTTCCCCCATCTCCCTTCTCCttatcttcttcctcctcgagcATCGCCActccctctgcagcgtcgaCCAGCGCATTGGACGTGGCTTCTCAGAGCGGGAAAAAGCAGGGCGCAGATGCGGggcccgctgccgcgcggtctccgcAGCCGAGTGTGTTTGCTGCGGCAGCGTTCTCAGCCGTCCAGCGGTCGTCGTTCTCCTCAGCCTCGCCTTTCTTCGATGAAGAAACCTCccccgcgaccgcgtgcCTGAAGATCCTCGGGCGGACCCTTGCGCTTTCCCCTGCCGCCCCTTCCTTTCCTGAGTCTTCTCTGTTCGCTTCTGCGGCTtgctcctctttctctcagCCTCTCTCAACGTCTTCCGCAGGTCTGGCGGCACAGCCTGCCGCAGCAGGTTTGACCGGAAAAGCAGAGCAagacgcgcgggcgtcgcttGTTGGAACGTCCGACCTCTCCaccgcgcctccctcgccgccgactcCCTTCTcttcggtctcctcgccctcgtcccccccgccgcgcgccgcctctgagACTCTCCCCAGCTCGGGTCCGTCCCCGCTCGCTTCTCGTCAGGAATTTTTGCCGTCGGCTCCCTCGCATATGGCTTCCTCGATTCTGCCTGatttcctttctctcctcgctggttcgcccgacgccgctctccccgcgacggcgccttgCCACGAACTCACTGCTCAGTTCTTCGTACTCGACTGCGTGATGCAGGCCACCGCGGGGCTGCTCTCACCGatgcgccttccgcttccgccgtcgtcttctctctctttcgagcctgcgctgcgctgcgcgctgcaccctccctcgtcggcgtcgccgcccctgTGTGCGgatgctgcctcgcgcgtgagtctcgcctcttcgccagcggcgacgggcggccTGGAAGCCCAGACTTCGTTCtacggaggcgacgcgcgcgccgtttCGGCACTTCGCCGCGTGCTGGGTCCTGCGATTCTGCTGCCCCCTGCCCTCGTGTCTCTCCCACTGCACGCGCCGATTGTGCTGCTCGACCGAcagcccgcggcgacgcctgcggtcgcgtccctcttcttcccgccgttcccgtctgcggcctccggcagcgcccacgacgccgccctgccgcccttcgcgccggctgccgTCCAGaccccgcgcctcgcgcaggaaGGCGGGGCTGTGGGCGCGTTCGCGGCCCGCACACCCGCCGTCGGACCCTCTTTCGttcgcgagagcgagagagggagagaagcgaccgcgtcgtcggcctcgAGTCGCCCTGCGTTCGGCTGCAACCGGGTGGTCAGAAGAGACCCAGAGGCCCCGCGACGCGACCAGCGGGACAAGGCGCAGCCTTGCGAATCGCAGGAGGACGAGGTTCGCAGCCTCTCCAagaagagcgacgccgcgagctctccctccgccttcgcaggcgagcgcgttCGAGCCGAGCACGAGGAGGGTCTCAagaacggcgcggcggacgcaccgcgaggcgaagaggagggcgacgcagacgcgaggagagcagaGGAAGACTCGCTGCGTGTTTTCGACTTAATCGAAGAGGAGCCCAGTTCGTCCTCTTGTCCCTTTCGTGCGGCCTTCATCGCCTCCATGCGGGCGGCTCTCTTCCGCTGGCTGGAGCGCTCGGCGCCAGCTCTCGCGTCGTGCCCCCCTCCTGCCtctgctccttctctctcgtgccCTCTTCAGGCcacgcgcctcgtcgccccgccGTGGGgtggcgaggcggccgcggcctgggccgcttccgcgccgaTGTTTcagtctgcgtgtgtgtcgccGGTCCCCGCGGGTGCCGATCCGCGCGGCGTGCATCTCTGTCTGGTGATTCCACACCTTTTTCTCACCTTCAGGAGCGGCCATCTCACGACCATGGCTGCGTTGCTGCAGAAGGGGTAcgagcgccgctcgctgaACCGCATGCGCCGGCAACTCACCtctggggcggcgggcgctgctgcggccccgcccgcgggcgctggagggcaaccgcgcgcgccggaagGCCTCACGGGGACGCGGCTGCTTTCGTGGCTCGGCGCAGCGAACAGCCGCGACAAGTGCGAAGAAAGGCGGGTGGAGGAcctgcggagaaggcgccaaGAAGAGAAATGCCGGCAGGACTTACTCGAGTTGACTGACTGGTTGCCACTCGCCTACAGCTACCAACCCGGCTtcagagaggacgcggcagcggcccgcgacgccgacgagtcTGGAGTCGCGGCAGGCAGGAGAGACCGCGGCCGTGAGCGCATGACGGCGCCGCAAGCCCGGAGTTctctgcgccagcgagaagaggaaactGGGGGGAAACTGAGCAAGCACGAGGCGCTCCTACAGCAGCAGTACGTACacggcgtcgtcctcgcttcGTATCTCGAGGTGTACCTACGCCCCAAGGCGACTCGCGGGGCGCCTTGCTTCTCAGCGGgggcctcgcccgcgtcgctcgccgctccGCCATCTACCGCTTCTCTTTCCAGTTCCGAAgacacgcgggcgccgctggagtggtcaggcgagcgcgtggaGGTCTTTGTTGTGGGCGGCTCCTTCGGAGGGGAGACACTGCGGGCATTTCAAAAGAGATTCCTTCAGCAGTCCGCCGGAGTCAGCCTCGCTGAGTTTGCGAAACTCGCCGTCGAC ATGACTCGGACGCAGTTCACCCGGCTGGCGCTGTTCGTCGTGCCGCGGCCCTTCGGCTCGCTCTTCCTCACTAACCAGCTCCGCACGACT CATTTTTCGACGCTCTTCGTGGAGGCTAGCGTCCTCGCGACCACCGGGCACGCCGCTCTGGCGCTCTCGCTGTTTCATGCAGCCCTCCGCGCAGCCGTCGAGTCGCACAGAGcgtccgcagcgggcgctcgcgccgctggggTCGCGTCTCTGCTAGAACCTGAGGCTGACGCGtggggcggcagcgcgccgtctcttctcAGACAAGTCGTCGCGTGGCGGTCGGCCTTCACGCAGtggacgcgagaggaggtgcacgcgctgcgcgacgcgaagcggaAACTCAGCGAACTCGACGCCGAGCTGGgcttcggcgcgcgaggagaggacggaccgccgcgcgagggggacgcggaaggcgcaagacaagaagacgcgaggctcgcgccctGGTGGAGGGAAGCACAGATTCAAGCTGCCGCGACCACCAGGAAGGTCGTGCGAAAGAGCGTCGAGAG CTGCATCAACATGTGCTGCGACGTCATCGAGGTTGCGGAGCTTCTGCTCGATGCCCTCTGCGACTCCGCAAAAAGA gccgctTCCCAGGGCGGCGtcgtggcggcgctcgcctgcctgcAAGGCGAAGCGTTCGACTTCAGCTCTGAGCTTCTCTGGATCTTTCCCTCCGCCGAATTCgtcgcggaagaagcgaaggaaaaACTGCTTCAG AGAGCGAGTGCGTGCCTgcgggcggcctcggggGCTCCGACAAAGGCACGGCTGTCGCGCCTCGACAGCCGCGGGgagccgcgccagcgtccGGTGTCTTTTTCGACTTTCGGCAAGATCGCGTTAGTGCCGCAGTCGCCTTCAAGCGAAGCTGTGCGATCCCCTCCAGCGTCTCTTACGGGCTCCTCGTCGGGCTCActgtcctcttcgctggcgtcctcgccgcccgcctcgcctctggtCGCGTCCCCACTGGCGTCGCACATCTCATTTGGCTCGGCGCTCGTGTCGCAGGCGGCCTTGATCCACGGGGGGGCCTGCACTCGTtcggccgcggtcgcggagggcgccggcagTTCTCTCCCTGAGTCGCTCGCGGCATACGTGCGCGACGCCCTCggcgtgtcgccgcgcgagagcgaagcaaAGGAAGGCGAAAAGGGAAGCCGAGGCCGGCCTGCAGACTCCCCGCACGAGAGCCCGACGTGGAAGCGCGTCCTGgtggccgctgcagccgcgtttGAACGCGCGCATGCCGCTGCGATCGGTCTTCCAGGCAGCGACGTG GTGGGAAGCGGCCCTCGCATTTGCGAGCTTCCTCATCTACTCGGTTCAACTCGCCGAGTTGGCAGGAGCTCTTCTGCACATCtacctgcgcgccgcgcccgcggcgggttCGCTGccggcttcctcgtcgtgcGGCTCCGTCCCTGCTGCGGTCTCCAGGGCGGCCTCCGGTCCTTCCCCCCCTCGGAGTCGCTTGCATGCGAGATGCTGCGCGCgcaagcgcggcggctgtgtGCCCTTTGCTTGACgcgtgtgctgctgctggactTCGGGCTTGACTCGGCCGCCCTCCTCAAGCTgctggcctctgcgtcgccgctcctccCCGCGGGGTTGCCCACTCTGCGCCAGGTGCGCGCGGCCCCTGGGACTCCTCCGGCGTCGCAAGGCctcgggcgacgcgccgaggcctcgcgcccgccccccgcgcaggCTTTCCTGCCGTCGCtgagcggcggctgcggcgcctgcgcagcgggcggcatcgcggaggccgcctgcgcagaagtCGAGACGCAATACGCGAAACGCGGAGCGGAGCggtccgccgctcgcctaGACGACGTCGCTTCTGCCTCGAAAGAGGTACTCGCGCTCGAGCCTCACGGCCTCGACGGTGGCGCTCTGCATGACCCTGGGACGTTCTCCCATCTGCTTGCGCGCCCCTTTTCGAG ctgcctcgcttcGGGCGCCTCGACCCTGGAGCGCCACTCAGATGACGAGAGCGACCTGGCGGCGTGTTTTCAACCTCGAAGCCGGCAGTTTTTCTTCACTGAAGAGGCTGAATTGGCTGCGTGGCGTGACGAAggcgagctcctcctccgccgtcctccttcttcctcggtgGCGACCGCTTTAGCCTGCGCcgtggcgtcgcctctcgaggacgcaggcgccacggcaacaggaggcgcagtgcgagcggcgaagagctctgcggcagcggaagGGAAAGGCTTGCGATGTCCCACTGGCACTTTGTCTGCAGGCGCAATGTtgcagcgagcgcctccgccccctgTGGACTGTTCatcgctcttctctcctctggcGGCCTCAGGAGTCTCGCGCAAGGCCGAGCGGACGACCGGCGACGCCGGAAGCCCGGGGGACGAAGGCGGATTCGGAGATGTGCGGCGCACGCCGGAGACGGGTGGGCGGCTGACGAGGGActctgcagaggctgagACACGTGGAAATGGCGAGCGGGGGCGCGATGACGGTGAGCCGCTGAGGCCTGCGAGGCATTCTTCGTTGTCGTCGACTCTCAGACCTGGCGGAGCTCCGGAGAGCGAATCAGACGCCGGAGGCAGTAGCGCCCGCGCCCAGCCGCAGGACAGCTCCACCGAGAAGGGAAcagagagcgcggaggcgcaggcacaAGAGACTTCAGTAGACtgtcgcgctggcggcgccgcggcccccggGGCCACACCCAAatcggagaggagaggacaagacgcggcggacgtCCGCGATGAGGAGAAGGTGTTCCTTGTTGAGCTACTGAAGATGCACACAGCGGAGCCGTGTGCGCGGTTTAAATGGATTGCGGGCACTAAGCTCCGGAGGGCGGATGCGGAGTGCGCGGTTTCGAGCGACGATATCCGCGCCAAAGCTACAGCGACAGGCACGCTGCGTTTCCTCACGGGTTGTATACTTCCTGCACCTCTTGGCGAGCccagacacgcagaggaggaggaggaggaggcagagagagacggcgatCCACGCGTGGGGTCCCTCGCGGAGCGggaaaaggcgaagaaacAGGGAGACGCAAAGTCCGGCTCCAGCATCCGGCCTCTCTATCGTCAAGCCTCCCTTGtgtcgcggcctgcagcctcgtgtgacgctgcgctcgcgggtgcgtcgtccgcctctggCCTCGTCACACGCATGCGAGAAGACCAGCAAGCGTTTGCTGCGCGTGCCGAGCAAGCGCTGGACAAGTGGAGAAGAGGGGTagcggcgcgccagcctgGCCTGATCGTGTCTGTCGAGACTGTGGGGTCTGTCTCCCTCATGATGGCCCTGTCCCTGGATTTGGTGACATCTCGCGTGCTCCCCACGCACACCGCGCAGGAGCCGCTAATTGGGCGCGCACGGGTCGGCCCTGACCGCGTCTCCACGGCGGACGGACGCGGTGGCGCGGAGAGCCAGAGCGCGACTGATTCTCTCGGAGGCGCCCACGCGCGGCCGCATGTTCGGGATATCTCGAAGAAAACGATATGGATGTGCAGCCAGTGGGATGCGCTGGAGGACTTGGTGCGCGCCGAGGTTCGCAACtag